The DNA window GCTGATTTCCCATTGTTCCAAGAAACCGGTCATCATCAACACAGGACGTGCTCGCTGTGTCCAGGAAGATGAAATGGTATCGATGCTTGAAGATGGATCGGTTAGCTGGTACTGCACTGATGTCTGGCCCACAGATCCTCCTGCCGAGGATTACCCCATTCTTAAGGCAGAGCGTGTAACGCTTACCCCGCATGTAGGGGCAAATAGTGTGGAGAATCTTGCACGTATCGGCGATGAAGCCTATGAAATTCTGGAAGGATTGAAGAAGGAAGGAGTAATCTGATGGAACGGAAGAAAAATTATTTTGCAGGTCCCTCGGTAATGCCGGTAGAGGTACTGGAGAAACTCAAGGAAGATATGGTCGACTTCAAGGGACAAGGATTGTCCATGATCGAGGCCAGTCACCGTGGCGGCATGTTCGAAGAGATGTATGACCAGTGTCTTGGTCTCTTCAGGGAGTTGCTGGGTATCAGCGATGAGTATGATGTCTATTTCCTTGGTGGTGGAGCAACCTTGCAGTTCACCATGATCCCAATGAACTTCCTGCGTCCAGGCACTGTTGCCGATTATATCCGAAGCGGAACCTGGTCCAACAAGGCCGCAGATGATGCCGAGAAACTGGGTAAGGTCAACTACTACTATGATGGAAAGGCGAACAACTACTCCAGCCTTCCTGACCCTAAGACCGTTAAGCCAAGCAAGGATTCCAGTTACCTCTATCTCTGTTCGAATGAAACAATCGGGGGTATTGAGTGGCAGGACTTTCCTGATACCGGCTCTGTTCCCTTGATCGGTGACATGTCCAGCGATATCTTCAGCCGTCCCATTCCCGTGGATAAGTTCTCCATGATCTATGGAGGTGTGCAGAAGAATCTCGGACCTGCTGGTGCAACCTTCGTGATCATGAAGAAGTCCCTGCTTGAGAAGCAGAACTCCAATCTCACTGCATACATGGACTACAAGCTGCATAGCAAGAACAAGGGGTTGTACAATACTCCTCCTGTGTTCTCCATCTGGGCAGTGAAGCTGGTCCTTGAGTGGATCAAGGCAAATGGTGGAACCGAAGGTATGTTGAAGCGTGCCCAGGAGAAGAGCAGTATCATCTATGATACCATCGATAACTCCTCCTTCTTCCGAAGCCCTGTGGATGCTGCTTATCGCTCAAGAATGAATATTGTATTCCGTCTTCCCAGTGAGGAGCTGGAAGCAAAATTCATCGAGGAGTCAAAGAAGGCAGATATGCTTGGTCTTAAGGGTCACCGCTCTGTTGGTGGGTTGAGGGCAAGTATTTACAATGCTCTTCCTGTTGAGGATGTTGAGGCACTTGCTCAGTTCATGAGGGAATTCGAAAGGAAAAACGGGTGATAGCATGAAAGTGAAAATGGATGAAACGAACAAAGCGATAATCCGACAGTTGCGTGATGGAAGAAAGCCTTTCAGTGCTATTGCTGAAGAGTTGAGCATCACGGAAAATACCGTTCGCGCCCGCGTCAATAAGTTGATTGAGGAGGGTGTGCTGGAGATTTCCGGGTTGGTAAATCCGGAAGTAATACCCGGGCTACAGGTGGTTATGATGGGGGTGAAGCTGAAAACCCTTGACTTGGAGAGGAAAGCCAAAGAATTTTCCAGCCTCCGGGGGATTATCTCTGCTTCGGTTGTCACTGGTCGCTATGATCTGATCGTCCATTTGGTTCTGAGTGAGGAAGAGGGGCTGAGTCTTCTGGATTTCTTCAAGACAGAACTTGATAAGATTTCTGAGATTTCTGAGGTGGAAACCTTTGTGGTCTATCAATCACATAATCTGAGAATTCCCTATATCCTCTAGTTCCTGTATTGCATAACACGTGTAGGGTGCCTGAAAAGGCACCCTATACTGTATCTGGAACCTCTTCTGTGGTTGTTGATAAAAGCAGTTGCAGGTTGTAGAGAAACCCTTTCTTTCATGGTATACTACCTCATGCTGTGTCAATGACACGAATGATACTTACCAGTTGAGGAGAGAAATAGTATGGCAGACCTGTCTACATCATATCTTGGATTGAAATTGAAAAACCCCTTGATCGCAGGGAGTAGCCCCCTTACATCATCATTGGATAACCTGAAACGTTGTGAGGATGCAGGATTATCTGCTGTGGTACTGAAATCCATCTTTGAAGAACAGATTGAATTGGACAGTGAGTCAGCTGTGGATGAATCAGATGCATATCTCACGCATGCTGATGCCTATGGATTCATGAAACATGCAAGCATGGAACAGCAAATCGATGCATACCTGACCTTGCTCGAGGATGCCAAACAAGCGTTGGATATTCCCGTTATTGCCAGTATTAACTGCAAGCAGAATGGTAGCTGGATTGAGTATGCAAAACGCTTTGTAGCCTGTGGTGCTGATGCAATCGAATTGAACCACTACGTGGTAGCTGCAGATGTTGAGGTGGAAGGGGCAACACTTGAGAAGGAGTATCTCTCCCTCGTGAAAAGTGCCAGAAAACAGCTCAAGCTTCCCATCAGCCTGAAAATGGGTCCAGCTTTCTCCTCTCTGGCAAATATGCTCAGACGATTTGACGAGCTCTCCATTGATGGAGTGGTATTGTTCAATCGTTTCTATAGCCCTGATATTGATATCAACAAACTTGCTTTGGTTCCTGCGCAGATGATAAGTAGCAAGGATGAATATGCATTGAGTCTCCGTTGGACTGCACTGATGAGTGATGAAGTCCGCTATGATATCTGTGCTGCTACCGGTATTCACAGTGGAAGCACTGTGGTAAAGCAGTTGCTTGCCGGAGCGAAGGCCGTCCAGTTGTGTT is part of the uncultured Sphaerochaeta sp. genome and encodes:
- the serC gene encoding 3-phosphoserine/phosphohydroxythreonine transaminase; amino-acid sequence: MERKKNYFAGPSVMPVEVLEKLKEDMVDFKGQGLSMIEASHRGGMFEEMYDQCLGLFRELLGISDEYDVYFLGGGATLQFTMIPMNFLRPGTVADYIRSGTWSNKAADDAEKLGKVNYYYDGKANNYSSLPDPKTVKPSKDSSYLYLCSNETIGGIEWQDFPDTGSVPLIGDMSSDIFSRPIPVDKFSMIYGGVQKNLGPAGATFVIMKKSLLEKQNSNLTAYMDYKLHSKNKGLYNTPPVFSIWAVKLVLEWIKANGGTEGMLKRAQEKSSIIYDTIDNSSFFRSPVDAAYRSRMNIVFRLPSEELEAKFIEESKKADMLGLKGHRSVGGLRASIYNALPVEDVEALAQFMREFERKNG
- a CDS encoding Lrp/AsnC family transcriptional regulator → MKVKMDETNKAIIRQLRDGRKPFSAIAEELSITENTVRARVNKLIEEGVLEISGLVNPEVIPGLQVVMMGVKLKTLDLERKAKEFSSLRGIISASVVTGRYDLIVHLVLSEEEGLSLLDFFKTELDKISEISEVETFVVYQSHNLRIPYIL
- a CDS encoding dihydroorotate dehydrogenase-like protein, coding for MADLSTSYLGLKLKNPLIAGSSPLTSSLDNLKRCEDAGLSAVVLKSIFEEQIELDSESAVDESDAYLTHADAYGFMKHASMEQQIDAYLTLLEDAKQALDIPVIASINCKQNGSWIEYAKRFVACGADAIELNHYVVAADVEVEGATLEKEYLSLVKSARKQLKLPISLKMGPAFSSLANMLRRFDELSIDGVVLFNRFYSPDIDINKLALVPAQMISSKDEYALSLRWTALMSDEVRYDICAATGIHSGSTVVKQLLAGAKAVQLCSVLLKQGLSSVAKIEKELSDWMDSHAYSSISDFNGKLAQERMTDPAKWERVQYMKSILEAQKG